A single Methanobrevibacter sp. DNA region contains:
- a CDS encoding tetratricopeptide repeat protein, with protein MLIEENPEQSLKIINQILENDKEEIDAINQKGCILVIFDEYEKAIQCFDRCLEIENTYYYSLFNKALILRMMNKLEDSLTCFDELLTVTDDSKIKAYQLEILDKLHERK; from the coding sequence TTGCTAATTGAAGAAAATCCAGAGCAATCATTAAAAATAATTAATCAAATCCTGGAAAATGATAAAGAAGAAATTGATGCCATTAATCAGAAAGGCTGCATATTAGTTATCTTTGATGAATATGAAAAAGCGATTCAATGTTTTGACCGGTGTTTAGAGATTGAAAATACATATTATTATTCACTTTTTAATAAAGCTCTCATTTTAAGAATGATGAACAAACTAGAAGACTCATTAACATGTTTTGATGAATTATTAACCGTCACTGATGATTCTAAAATCAAAGCATACCAATTAGAAATATTGGATAAACTTCACGAAAGAAAATAA
- a CDS encoding O-acetylhomoserine aminocarboxypropyltransferase/cysteine synthase family protein, protein MAYEIKNKKNISTIGVHAGQEEVDETGSRVTPIYQTTSYVFDTPEQAANRFALKEGGNIYTRLTNPTTEAFEKRMAAIEGGTAAYATASGMSAIFYTIINLTQVGDNIVSADNLYGGTYELFENTLEELGRSVTFVDSQSPEEFEAAIDEKTRAIYVESIGNPKLDIPDFDRISEIAHSHGIPLIADNTVGIGSVRPFDHGADIISSSATKYIGGHGTTLGGIIIEKGDFDWMNGKFPTLSEPDATYNGLVFAETFGEAAFTTRIRAVIGRDTGAVPSPFGSFLLLQGLETLGLRIERHASNAMAVAEFLEAHPKVAWVTYSGLESSPNHEVAKKYAEKGYGGIVSFGLKAGYDGALKFIENVELLSFLANIGDAKSLVVHPASTTHSQLTEEQQLSTGVTPDLIRFSVGIEDIEDILADVSQALDKI, encoded by the coding sequence ATGGCGTATGAAATTAAAAACAAAAAGAACATATCAACAATTGGAGTGCATGCTGGCCAAGAAGAAGTTGATGAAACCGGCTCAAGAGTTACTCCAATCTATCAGACAACATCTTATGTATTTGACACTCCTGAACAGGCTGCAAATAGATTTGCACTTAAGGAAGGAGGAAACATTTATACAAGATTGACAAACCCTACAACTGAAGCCTTTGAAAAAAGAATGGCTGCAATTGAAGGTGGAACTGCAGCTTATGCTACTGCTTCCGGAATGTCTGCTATTTTTTATACAATCATCAACCTGACACAGGTTGGAGACAATATCGTTTCAGCAGATAACCTATATGGCGGAACTTATGAACTGTTTGAAAACACATTGGAGGAATTGGGTCGTAGTGTAACATTTGTCGATTCACAGTCTCCAGAGGAGTTTGAAGCAGCAATTGATGAGAAAACTCGTGCTATTTATGTGGAGTCAATTGGTAATCCGAAATTGGATATTCCTGATTTTGACAGAATCTCTGAAATCGCCCATTCACATGGAATTCCTTTAATTGCAGACAATACTGTTGGTATTGGTTCTGTAAGGCCATTTGACCATGGGGCAGATATAATTTCTTCATCTGCAACAAAATATATTGGTGGTCATGGTACTACTCTCGGCGGAATCATCATTGAAAAGGGTGATTTTGACTGGATGAACGGCAAATTTCCAACATTATCTGAACCTGATGCTACATATAACGGTCTTGTTTTTGCCGAAACTTTTGGTGAAGCTGCATTTACTACAAGAATTCGTGCAGTTATTGGAAGAGATACCGGTGCAGTGCCTTCTCCATTCGGATCATTTTTACTTTTACAAGGTTTGGAAACTCTTGGTTTGAGAATTGAAAGACATGCTTCAAATGCAATGGCAGTTGCTGAGTTTTTAGAGGCACATCCTAAAGTAGCTTGGGTAACATATTCCGGCCTTGAATCCTCACCAAACCATGAAGTGGCTAAAAAATATGCTGAAAAAGGTTATGGTGGAATTGTTTCATTTGGACTTAAGGCAGGTTATGATGGAGCTTTAAAATTCATTGAAAATGTTGAATTATTATCATTTTTAGCTAATATCGGTGATGCAAAATCTCTTGTTGTGCATCCTGCATCTACTACTCATTCTCAATTAACTGAAGAACAACAGTTATCCACTGGTGTAACACCAGATTTAATCAGATTCTCTGTAGGAATTGAGGATATTGAAGATATTTTAGCTGATGTAAGTCAGGCTTTAGATAAAATTTAA